A region from the Kribbella shirazensis genome encodes:
- a CDS encoding homogentisate 1,2-dioxygenase, producing the protein MAFYRQVGEVPPKRHTQFRKPDGGLYYEELMGEEGFSSDSSLLYHAGVPSAIVDSQVWDLPDLATVPNHPLTPRHLKLHDLFTDTSKANPVEDRRLVLGNGDVRISYVVAEQPSPYYRNAIGDECVYVEKGSATVETVFGVLNAVPGDYVIIPRATTHRWLPGLEGVHAYCIEANSHIAPPKRYLSRYGQFLEHAPYCERDLHAASEPLVVDGSDVEVLVKHRGNGPGGIVGSRMTYATHPFDVVGWDGCLYPYTFNVSDFEPITGRIHQPPPVHQVFEGYNFVVCNFVPRKVDYHPLSVPVPYYHSNVDSDEVMFYCGGDYEARKGSGIGLGSISLHPGGYAHGPQPSAIEASLGAERFEELAVMVDTFRPLELGEGGRAVDDGVYAWTWAGRRKD; encoded by the coding sequence ATGGCGTTCTACCGGCAGGTCGGGGAAGTGCCGCCGAAGCGGCACACGCAGTTCCGGAAACCGGACGGCGGGCTGTACTACGAGGAGCTGATGGGGGAGGAGGGGTTCTCCTCGGACTCGTCGCTGCTCTACCACGCCGGCGTACCGTCCGCGATCGTCGACTCCCAGGTCTGGGACCTGCCCGATCTCGCCACCGTCCCGAACCACCCGCTGACGCCGCGGCACCTGAAGCTGCACGACCTGTTCACCGACACGTCGAAGGCCAATCCGGTCGAGGACCGCCGGCTCGTGCTCGGCAACGGCGACGTCCGGATCTCGTACGTCGTCGCGGAGCAGCCGTCGCCGTACTACCGGAACGCGATCGGCGACGAGTGCGTGTACGTCGAGAAGGGCTCGGCGACCGTCGAGACCGTGTTCGGCGTGCTGAACGCGGTCCCGGGCGATTACGTGATCATCCCGCGCGCGACCACGCACCGCTGGCTGCCTGGGCTCGAGGGCGTGCACGCGTACTGCATCGAGGCCAACTCGCACATCGCCCCGCCGAAGCGGTACCTGTCCCGGTACGGGCAGTTCCTCGAGCATGCGCCGTACTGCGAACGCGACCTGCACGCGGCGAGCGAGCCCCTCGTGGTGGACGGCAGCGACGTCGAGGTGCTGGTGAAGCACCGCGGGAACGGGCCGGGCGGGATCGTCGGATCGCGGATGACGTACGCGACGCACCCGTTCGACGTGGTCGGGTGGGACGGCTGCCTGTACCCGTACACGTTCAACGTCAGCGACTTCGAGCCGATCACCGGGCGGATCCACCAGCCGCCGCCGGTGCACCAGGTGTTCGAGGGGTACAACTTCGTGGTCTGCAACTTCGTGCCGCGGAAGGTCGACTACCACCCGCTGTCGGTGCCGGTGCCGTACTACCACTCGAACGTCGACTCCGACGAGGTGATGTTCTACTGCGGCGGCGACTACGAGGCGCGGAAGGGCTCCGGGATCGGGCTCGGGTCGATCTCGCTGCACCCCGGCGGGTACGCGCACGGCCCGCAGCCGTCGGCGATCGAGGCGTCGCTCGGGGCCGAGCGGTTCGAGGAGCTCGCGGTGATGGTCGACACCTTCCGCCCGCTCGAACTGGGCGAGGGCGGCCGGGCCGTCGACGACGGCGTCTACGCGTGGACCTGGGCGGGTCGCCGCAAGGACTAG